AGTGGATTGATAGGTTTAATGGTGTTGCAACTAAATATCTTGCTAACTATATGTATTGTTTTAATGGCTTGAAATCTTTAACACAGAAAATGATACTATAAAGAGCAAAAATTTATTAGTTCAATCACACACCTCTCATTCAGATACAAAATTGAAAGATTTTAGGCAAAGAAAGCCAATCTATATATAATTCAATACAAATATTTGTAATTATGTATTTGTTTCATATATAATTAAATAAATTGATCTTTAATACAAAGAATAAAAAGCCTAAAAACATATACTGGAATTACCATGAAAATACTGCAAATATTAAATGGGTAGATGATAACACTGTTATTATCAATAGTCATAAGTTGGATGTACTAAAGGACACTTTTGACTTTAGAAGAAGTAAATAATAATGTAATGAAGCTCAACCTGTATTTTTTAGGGAACTTGTAAAAAAATTCCCTAAAAAATAGTATATTATCAACACTATTCTTAAACAAAGCCAAAATAAAAAACTGCTAGTATCTTATAATACCAGCAGTTAGAGTTATGCATTAAAATTCTTTTGAGATATTACTATTGAGCTTAATAAATGATGCTAGTACTATGATTATAGATATAAGGTTATTTGCATGAAGATATCTATAGTCTTGCGCAGGTATAGCGGCTAAAATACTAAGGTTGTTAAGTAGTACTGGTGAAACTAATAATAAAAAAGTTATATCATTTTTACGTATACAAAGGAGCCCAGCAAAAAGTATTATGAATAATAGAAGAGCTGGCCGCCAAAATAGCCATATATTCTCTTTTTTCTCTGTAAAGTCTAATATTTTATATACCGAACTTGTTATCGGTTCACTAATAATTTTATTTTTAATGTTATAATCATTTCGAACAACTTCCCTATTTGCAGTAAATGTATAGCCTCTTCCTAATGGTTCTTTAATTTGCCATACTAGTGAGGTCTGATCGAGAAAAGCTTTAGTAACTATTGCTGGGTTTTGTATGCAAATATCAAACCATAATTTTAAAAAGCCAACTTTATCATTTACAATTGCATTCCTGTCAAATTCGTCATGAAATTTAATCAGATCCACTGAATATGGGTGATATGTTTCAGCCATAACATCTAGGGGCATTATATAATTTATTTTTTCCTTCTGTTGGGGAGTTAGATATCCGTTGTTTTTTACAACAGCAGCAATTTGTTGGGTTGGGATACCAAAGGCTTCATTTGAAGTTCCAGGTTTTACGTTTAAGTAAGAATAAATAGGACCTTTAACAAGGATATAAACTGACAGGACAGAAACTAATATTAATCCAATAGTTTTACGTTTGTATCTTAAAAGTAACAACCCTAGAAACATAGTGCCAATAAAACTCAATAAACCATTATGTCTAAAAAGTACAACTATAACTGAACAACATATAAATGCGACATTATTTAAATGATTATCCAGCCATTTACCTTTTGTAATTAGTATATTAAGTATAAATATGGTTAATAGCGATAAGGAAGCATTATATGGTATGTCTTTCCATATTGCTATACTCATTACAGCATTTGATGGATAGAGTGAACCTAGAATTGCTATTAAATATAGCAGTTTTTTATTTACGCCTAATTTATTAAAGATATAAAGAATGTATCCTAGAACTAAACTCTGTAATGTCATATGAGCTATTGCAATTGCAGCTGGTGAATCCCATAGTTTAGTAACAAAATAAATAAATATTGTATGAGGTACTGGATGCCAATCATAAAGTGAATGTGTATGAACCTGCATCCATTGATTAAAAGAGTCGTTGGTCATAATCCCAGGATATAGTGCTATTAAATAATAAAATCCTACTGCTATTGAAGGAAGAGCATAGTAGAAGATATATAGCTTGTTTATACTAGGCTTATTTGTGCTTATATATATACTTTCTAGAAATTTAAACAGCAAAAACAAAAAAAGTAATATGACAATCACTTCTATTGCATAGACAAATAAGGAATTTGTTAGAAAAGAACCTTGCTTTGATTTTGATTCAGGAATAATCAAGAGACTTCCCGGTAGCACTAGAGAAAATAGTAGCAGCAATAAAAATGTTAAAGAGTGATTACTTTTATTAAGCCGTTGCTTTAATAAGTTTTTTATCATTATTAAATCTCCTTTGGTATATTTAATTTTTGTAGTTGTTAATTATATTAACTTATGTAATAATTATTGTGAAAATAAAATAAATTGTCAACATATGTTACAACTTTAAAAAGTTTACACTGTAATTCAGAAGAGAAGTAGAAAGGAGAATCATAATTGAAGATAGCAGTATTGATCCCTTGTTATAATGAAGAATTAACAATTGGAAAGGTTATTGATGATTTTAGAAGGGAACTTCCTGAAGCTGATATTTATGTATATGATAACAATTCAAAGGACAAAACTTCAGAAATCGCAAGAGAGCGTGGTGCAATAGTAAAAAAAGAATACAGGCAGGGTAAAGGACATGTAGTTCGCTCTATGTTTAGGGATATAGATGCAGATTGTTACATAATGATAGATGGAGATGATACATATCCATCAGAGTTTGTACACAGACTTATTGAACCTATAGCCAAGGGGGAGGCTAATATGGTTATAGGAGATAGATTATCCAATGGAACATATAGAAGCGAGAATAAAAGGGCTTTTCATAATTTAGGTAATGATATGGTAAGAAATTTAATAAACAAACTATTCAAGAGCAACTTGAGAGATATAATGACTGGATATAGGGCTTTTGATAGAGAGTTTGTTAAAGGAATGCCTGTACTAAGTCCAGGATTTGAAATTGAAACGGAAATGAGCATACATGCATTAGATAAAAAGTTCTTAATTAAAGAGATACCAATTGATTATAGAGATAGACCAGAGGGAAGTGTTTCAAAGCTTAATACTGTGAGTGATGGTATTAAAGTTATGAAGACTATATTTATGTTATATAAAGATTATAAGCCATTGATGTTTTTTGGTGTTTTGACTGCAATATTCTTAGGCCTAGGACTTATAGTTGGCTTACCTGTTATTATTGAATTTATAAAAACTAGATTTATAACAAAAGTGCCATCTGCTATACTTGCAGTTGGTTTAATAGTTCTATCCACTATGTCTTTCACATGTGGAGTAATTTTGGATACTATAGTAAAGCAGCATAGACAAATGTATGAATTGATGTTGAACAATATAAGATCAAACTTAAATAAGAGGTAAGTTTATGAAAGTAGATATAATATCCTCCATTAAGAAAAACTTAAAAGGAATTTTAATAATAATAGCAGCGGCTCTATTAACATCAATTGGTCAAATGTTATGGAAGATATCTAATGGTTCAAATTTAAAGTGGCTTATATTGGGTTTTTTATGTTATGGAATTGGGGCAGTATTGATGATAATAGCCTTTAGATTTGGAAGTCTTTCTGTTCTTCATCCCATGCTAAGTTTTGGCTATATCTTTGCAATATTTTTAGGAAATTTTGTATTAAAAGAACATATTACTAGTATTCAGTACTTAGCAATAATTATAATAATGTGCGGTGTTGTTCTTATAGGAGGCGGAGATGTATAGGTATATATTACTATGTTTGATTTTTACTCTTGCAGGCGCCTTTGGAGGGCTTTTCTTTAAAAAGGCAGCTACGAGTTCAACAAACATAATAAAAACAGTATTAAGTCCATATCTGTATATAGGTGGAATTCTGTATGTTATTGGAGCAGTACTTAATATAGTTGTTCTCAAAGAGTTAAAATACACGATTGTCTTGCCCCTAACCTCAATTACTTATGTGTGGACAATAATAATATCTTACTTCATATTAAAAGAAAAAATAACCATTAAAAAACTATTTGGAATTGCCATGATTTTGATTGGCGCTATTATTTTAGGATTATATTCTTAGTAGAAAAAACCTGCACAAATCTGCAGGTTTTTTCTGTACAGTCTATTTTAAGGCATTTATAACTTCCCCTATATGTCCATCTACTTTGACTTTTCTAAAAGTCTTTTTCACTAATCCATTCTCATCTATAACAAAAGTACTTCTTTCTATTCCTATGGATTTTTTACCATACATATTTTTTTCTTTTAGTACACCATAAAGATTACATACTAACTCTTCTGAATCTGATAACAGTATAAAAGGCAGTTGATGCTTATCAATAAACTTCTTATGTGAAGTAATTGAATCTCTACTTATTCCAATTACAACAGCGTTTAAATCTTCAATTTGAGATAAACTATCTCTAAAGCTTACAGCTTCATTTGTTCATCCAGGGGTATTATCCTTTGGATAAAAGAATAGTACAACCTGCTTTCCTAAATAGTCAATTAGACTATGTTCTTTATCATCTGAGCCAATTAGTTTAAAATCTGGAGCTTTTACTCCTTCTTTAAGCTCTGCTAAAGTCATGTTATTCCTCCTTTTAGATAACAGCACTAAGTTATTAGTTCTAGTAATTGTGCTTAGTGTATAATATACGTTTTATATAATTATATCCTTATAATAAAAAGATAGCCATAATTGTTTGATAAATGGTAACAAAGATATATAATATTATTATGTGCACTATTATACATAGTAAAAGATTTATAGTAAAGTGATAAAAAATAATATTTAGCAATTGATAAATATTCTTAGGGGGGCAATATTCTATGGGGGAATTAACAAGAGAAAAATTTATTGTTACTGGGTGTGAGGAGAATCAGAATTTTGATTCTTTAGAAAGATACAGTATTACCTATTGGCAAAAAGCACGGAAACGATTCTTGGAAAATAAGGGAGCAATAATATGTTTGCTGTTTATTCTATTAATAATCCTTATGACTATTATTGGTCCGCATTTGACAAAATATAAGTTTAATCAGGAAGTTTATAAGAGTGTATTAAGAAATGCAGCGCCATCAAGAGAGCATTGGTTTGGTACTGATGGCAAGGGAAGAGATATATTTGCAAGGATGTGGATGGGGGCTAGAGGCTCTCTTTTTATTGGTTTTACAGTAGCTTTTATAAATATAGGGATAGGAGTTATTTATGGGAGTATATGTGGGTACTTCGGTGGTTTGGTTGATGAAGTAATCATGAGAATAGTAGAGATTGTTATGAGTATACCAAACATGATGATGATAATCTTAATGAGTATAATACTTGGATCAGGGTTACTGAATATAATTGCAGCGATGAGTATAACAGGTTGGTGTGGGGTAACAAGAATCATTCGAGGTCAGATTATGCAGATTAAGCGTCAAGAGTATATATTAGCTGCAGAAGCACTTGGAGCTAGTTCTTCAAGGATTATATCAAAGCATCTTGTATCTAATATTATCGGCATAACAATAGTAACTATTACATTGGAGATTCCTAGTGTAATATCGACAGAAATGATGCTTACGTTTGCTATGCTTATTGATGCTGGTAGCGCTATGACCTGGGGAACTGTAGGCAAAGATCTTGGAGCAGCACTTATCGTATATCCTTATCAAGTATATATCCCATACACAATAATAAGTTTAACTTTGATTTGCTTCAATATTGTTGGCGATGCATTAGCAGATGCTTTAGATCCTAAGTTAAACTAATCTAGTGTATAAGGGGTGATGTAATTGAGAAAATTTTTAATAAGTTTATTTATTATAGTTTTTGCAAGTATAACTTTCATGCAGTACAGTGAAAATCTCAAATTAAGAAGAGAGCCACCATCAAATAAATGGTCAAAGGAAGTGTTGCTTGCTTCAGGAAATATAGTAGACTATCCTCAGCTTATAAAATATAATGAAAAATATGTGGTAGCTTATACCGATGGAGAAACTATATATATAATGGCTGTTGATAATTTAGGGAAAAAAATAATTGAGAAGAGCTTTAAAGTTGAAGGAGACATAGCTAGAAGTATTCATGTTGTAACTGATGGTGAAAAGCTTAATGTAAGTTGGATTACAAGTGATAAAGAAATGAAAAGTATATATAGTTTGATTCTAAATAAGAAATTTGATGTTATAGATAGAAGTAAAATAAAAGATGTTGAAGACTTAAAACAAGTGGGAAATGATCTTCTGGTTATAGGATTTAAAAACACGATTAGGCTAGTAGATTATAGAAGTGGAAAAAGTTCTGAGTTTGAAGCACCATTAAATAGTATGATTTGTGGCACTAAGACAGGAGATAATTATGTGGTTGCATATTTAAACAATGAAAATAATTTTTGTTACTTTTTAGTTAAAAATGGAGTAGTAACTAAGCCTAAAGAAATTGGTATGTTAGGTGGTACTACTCGTGTTTCTTATTATAATGCAGCTATAGCAGTAGAGGATAATAAAGGATACATACTTGCAGAATATAAATTTCAGAGTGACTTTGGTGGTTCAAAAATGTTAGTGTTTGATCTTGATGGAGGAAAGCATTATGTAAGGGAAACTGCAAATAAAGATAGGGTAATATCTATTTTTAATGCTACTTCATTTACTGATAATGACCCTAATGAAAAAGGAATAAAATTTTTAGCAGGTGGATATAGGGCCTTAGGAAAAAAGCAATTATATAAAGATGTATTGGAATTAGAAGCCAGGGATAGCGTAATTGCAAATAGCACTCCTATTTCAAGAACAAGAGCACTATCTGGATTTCCTTCGGTATATGGGGATACTGCAGTTTTTTGTGATGTTATTGGAATTGATCATAGCAATTTATATATGTCTTCATACAGAGATGATTTTAAGAAAGCTAATAACACTAATAGAAGTTATGAATATTCTTTGGCTTTTGTAGACACAGTCCAAGGGATATTGTTTACGTTTGTATACTTAGTAGTTTTTGGCGCACTTTGGATTATTCCATCTTTCTGTACTGTATCTATATTGTCCTTAATAGAGCATAGATTTGATGATACTAAAAGAAAAATTCTATTTATTTGTGCTTATTCAATTGCGTTAGTTTTCAAAATTCACTTTATCTATACTATTGTATTCAAAAAATTTAGATATTATTTGCCAAGCTATTTGACTCCTGCTATAGGACTAGGGGCAATATTGATAATAAGTATTTTATGTTGTATTTACTGCTATAAAAAGTATTCTTCTGATCTACATAAGAATACAATAGCAGTTAGTTTTTCCACAATGTTTATAATTGATTCATGGTATACTTTATTTTTATTTGTACCATTTATTAAATAAACTATCTTAGGGTATATTAATTTATAAGTATTAATGCTTTTGCTTTGGAATTAACATTACACTATGTTATTATAAATAAGTAGACTTTAATAAATAACCTAAAAGGAGACTAATGATGGATAACAAAGTATTAGCTACAGTTGAGGGTAGAGAAATAACTCAGAGAGATTTAGAAAATGCTATTTCAAGATTTCCAAGGGAAAGACAAGGATACTTTATGGGTGAAGAAGGGAAGAAACAACTTTTAAACCAGATAATATCCTTTGAACTTATTTATAGTTATGCTAAAGATAATGGAATAGAAAAAGATCCAGCATATATTTCACAGGTGGAAGCTGCTAAGAAAGAAATATTAACTCAAACTGCTATTAACAATATACTTGCTGATGTAAAAGTAACTGATGATGAAGTAAAAGATTATTATGAAGCAAATCAACAGTACTTTAACAGTGAGGAAAGCGTTACTGCTAGACATATACTAGTAGACTCTTTAGACGAAGCTCAAGAAATTAAAAAGAAGATTGATGACGGAATGAACTTTGAAATGGCCGCACTTCAATATTCATCATGTCCATCGAAGGAACAAGGCGGAAGTCTTGGAAGTTTTACTAGAGGTAGAATGGTTCCAGAATTTGAGCAGGCAGCTTTTGAGTTAGAAGTTGGAGAGTTAAGTGAACCAGTCCAAACACAATTTGGATACCATTTAATAAAGGTAGAGGAAAAAAATGAAGGTACAGTAAAACCTTTAGAAGAAGTTTATCCAACGATACAAAGAGAAATATTAAATGAGAGAGAAAGCTTTAAATATATGCAGTTTACTGAGGGATTAAAGAGCAAGTATGATGTTGTTTTAAAGTAATCTAGTGATGTTAGTATAAAATTATAGGGGGATGCCAAAGGGTATCCTCTTATATTTTATAGTGAACCATGTTAAACAGTACCAAGAGTGTCATTATAATTATTATTGAGAAATATATAGAATTTTAAAGATAAATGAATATAAGTCTTGATTTTTGCTAATAATCTTATTGTGAGTTTTTGTAACACCTGATATATTAATATCTGTTGTTTGAAGCGAAGATGCTTCAAACAAACAAAAAAAAGTTAAAAAAGTTGTTGACAAATGTCTAAATGTGTTATATAATAATTGATGTACTGAAGATTTGTTATACAACAGTATGAATTGGTCTTTGAAAATTAAACAGAGAATATAAAGGTAAATGACCAGCAATTCTTTTGAAGTTGAAAAACTTCTAAAAATAAGTAAGCGATGAGCTTAAANACATTGGAACACCGTAACCGTTGATGGAACTGTACCAGAAGATAAATTGCTATTTTTAATTGATTTATCCTATGACTTGGTTTTTAAAAGTCTTAAGAAGAGTGAAAAGCTTGCAGTGGAGAAGGGATAGGTCCTCTGCTGCTGGCTTGGTGCGTAGTATTCATTACTTATCCCTCTCTTTTCAATTTATTTTAGTTTTTTAAGCAATAAAAAATCTTCTTACCCTAAGATAAGAAGATATCAATAAAAACAAAGCTCCTCTTATGGATTACTTAGCTTTTTCTTTAAAAATTCTACCCCATTGCACACATCCTGTTTGGAAACAAAAGGCTTAAGCTCAAGCACTTTAATAACCTCCAAGTTTAAATAGTCTTTAAGAAGCTCAAATCTTGTCTTTTTCATTCCTGGAGCATAGTGGTCGTTAATTCCATCCGTATCATGTATATGAAATCCTAGAAGCCTTTCCTTGTATTTTTCAAGCAAAGGAATACAGCTTTCTGAAAGAATATTATTGTGAACCTCCCCATGACCTATATCATACCACAAGCCAATTGGATACTGTTTTAACTTATCAAACCACAGATCATATTCCTCCCTGACAGGTATTTGGTGGTACCTGTCTCTGTTTTCTAATCCCAGCTTCACGTCATAGCCCTTTTCACATATATAATCAGATAGTTCGCAAATGCTCTTTTCTGCAGCCATGATATAAGGCAAACTTCTTTCTTTTCTTTCCTGAATTATCTTATTCCTTATTTCACTAAATCTAACTGTCCTCGCTTCTCCCTTGCTGAGCATATCTCTCAGGGCATCATTTAATTGAAAAATACCACCTACTTCTCCAGTGTGGAGAACTACTGCCTTTGCATTAAACCTATGGGCAATATCCAGTGTGTTTTTCGAAAGGCTCACAGCAAGTTTTCTTGTTTCCTCGTTAGTATGAGAAAGTGCAAGAGTAGAATCCAGATTTTTATAGCCTTTGGGAGTTGGGCATATGTTATGCACACTTGTTACCTTTACTCTACCTCTTTCCACATAGGGTGCAATATCATCAACAAACCTTTGAGAAACCTCATAATTTACTTCAATTTTATCAAAATCCATGTCCTCAAGCTCTCTTAAAAAGTCTTCTATGTTTTCATACCTGGATATATTCCAGGAGGTTGAAAGTGAAAACTGGTGTCTCATAAAAACCCTCCTTGCCCGAAAAGATTAACAAGCGGTCACTAAAATTTATACAACTCAGGTATATCCAAAATATCCTTAAAAACCTCAAGGTGGTAATCAGCTTTAAAATTCCCCTCATAATTAAAGGATATGGTCACCATTCCAGCGTTATGGGCCCCAATTAACTCCTCTTCGTCATGAGCCACATAGGCTACTTCCCTAGGTTCATATCCTACTCTTCTAAGGAATTCCTGATAAATTCCAACATTAGGCTTAGCTATGCCTATTTCTATAGAAGATACAACCTCCTCAACCACACAGCCCAGGCCAAGTCTTAAAAACCAGTCTGCCTTTTCTGCTGCTGATTGATAAGTATTTGTTATCATCCCCAGCTTGTAGCCTCTTTTATTAAGCTCAAGTATAGTTTCGCTCTCAGTAGGGTATAGCTCTACAGTTCTGCTGAACTCCATTTCCTTGTCAATAATGTCCTTGCGATGATTTAAATCAGTTATGCCTGCATAGTCAAGGTATCTTTCAAGCATTTCTAATTTGCTGAATTCATGACTGAAGGACCTTTCTAAAAGTTCTCTGAATTTCTTCCTGTTTTCATCCACTTCCAAATTGCTTTTATAATTAGTCTTTATATATTCCAGCACAGAATCTGAAACATCCTTGCTTCTATAATACAAAACTCCGTTACCGTCAAAGGATATTGCCTTTATCATATATATATTCCTCCTATAAAAAAGGGGCAGCCGGTGCTCCGCCTGCCCCTTTTCAATAATTATTTTTGAATAGACAACCAGAAATTATTAAGCTTAGTTTTGTTATTGTAGTCAAAATCAAGGTCAAGATTCCATAGTTTCAATGAATCTAGTGTTTGAGAACCAACTGGAGTCATATCAGATCTTGTAGGCCAAGAACCTTCAACTTTGAAAGGATCAAAGCCTTCTCCCTTTCCGTCTGCTTCCGCTGCCATAAATCTAATAAGAAGTTTAGCAGCATTCACATGAGGTGCCCGATCTACTATAAGAGTCATAGCTGGAGCCATAACACCATCTCTAGGCTTTAGATTTTTAACTACATCAATATAAAGACCATTTTTCCTCTCTCTAATTTTACTTGAAGTTGCTATTCCCACAGGTGGATTTGTCTGGCCTTTTGCTCCTATGGCCTTTATGATGTCGCCGTCAGAGGTAGTAAGAATTAAGTCGTTTGCAACAAGTCTTTTTATAAACTCATAGCCTGCATTTTCAGTGCCGTCTAATTTTATATCCTCTCCAAACTCTTCCTTGTAGGCTGCTGCCATCTCATTTGCATTTTGTATCATAGCTAAAAACAATCCCATATTTTCTGCAGTTGATGCAGGATTTGCTATCATAACTCTTCCTTATACTCTCGCCTTGTAAGATCCCACCAGCTGTCTATAGGGCTAGTTTTATTAACTTCATTGTTATAAAATATTTGCTTCATTTCAAAGAAAGCTGAGAATTGCGGGTCCTTGAAAGCCTTTTGTTTTATTTTGTCCCCTATGTCCTTTGGAATATAGTTGTGGAGGATACCAGTTTTCATAAACTCATTATACACTGCTCCGTCAGAGTCCTTTACAAAAACTAAATCCGCATTATATATTCCCGCTTCATTTTCCCTTTGAACCTTTTCAAATATTTCTGCCATTCTCATGTCGTAGCCTTCAAGTTCTACGCCTGGATACTTCTTTTCAAAGCTAGCCTTAATATCCTTTATTCTACTGGACATGGAGTAAACAACAACTTTCCCCTCTTTCTTCGCCTCTTCATAAAGCTTATCTGTACTGTCTTCAGCATCAAGAGCTGCTTTTTTAAGCCAGGAGCTGCCCTTAGTTTCAGTTGGAGCTGTAGTTTGGCTTGAAGCCTGATTTGAAGGCTCTTTTACATTTGAATTTTTCCCGCATGCTGCAAGTGTCAAAGCCATTATTGAAACCAAAATGCCTGACAAGATTTTATTTAATTTTTTCATTGAATACCCCCCAAAATAATTAATTTTTAATTCAGTCTGAAAATATCCCTTCCTGTGCCTTTCTCAAATACATTTATTTTTTCCTTAGCAAAAGAAATCCAGACTCTCTCGTCAGAATCATACTCAATTTGTCCAATCATTTTAGCCATAATGAATGCTCCGTTAACCATCAGCTGTATTAATGTTTCAGAGCCTGCAGGCAGTACGGAATAAATTCTGCCCTCAACGGTTTGTTCTGCTTCTTCCCTATGAATGCAAATGTCCTCAGGTCTTAATGCAAGTATAATCTCCTTATCATAAGTCTTATTTTCAGGCTCCTCAAAGATTACCTCACCCAAAGCGCTTTTTACTAGCAGCTTTCCCTTTCCAGAGCTGCAGGCGCCTTCTATAAAGTTAATCTTTGGATTGCCTATAAAATCAGCCACCTTCATACTCACAGGATTGTTGTATATATTTTTCGGCGTATCCACCTGAACTAATTCACCCTCGAAAAATATGGCTATTTTTGTTGACATGGTAAGTGCCTCGACCTGATCATGAGTTACATAAACTATAGTTGTTTTTAAATCCCTGTGAAGCCTTTTAAGTTCTGCCCTCATCTCAATTCTTAGCTTGGCGTCCAAATTTGAAAGGGGCTCATCCAAAAGAAGAATCTTAGGCTCAGAAACTATTGCCCTGGCAATTGCAACTCTTTGCTGCTGTCCCCCTGATAGCTCTGAAGGATAGCGCTCAGCATAATCATCTATTTTCATCCTTACAAGAGCATTTGTAACTCTTTCCTTTACCTCCTCCTTTGGCACCTTTTTAACATTCAGGCCAAAAGCAACATTTTCAAAAACCGTCATATGAGGCCAAAGGGCATAGCTTTGAAACACAAGGTTCAGCCCTCTTTTAGAGGAAGGTGCAAAATAGCTTTCCTCTGCATTTGTCACAATACTGCCATCCATAGTTATAGTGCCGCTCTGAGGATTTTCAAGGCCTGCGATAACTCTTAAGGTTGTTGTCTTTCCGCATCCCGACGGCCCTAGAAGGGTCATAAAATCTCCTTCGTCTATGGTAAGGCTTAAATTTTTTAAAACATGTACTTTGTCATAATATTTGTTTATCCCTTTTAGTACTATACTGCTCATTCTTATCCCCCTATACCCGACGTAATATCTGCATCTCCAATTTTTAAAGAAATGTAGTATACAACTATTATTATGAACACTATCAAAGTCATGATAACGTTAGAAAATTGCTGGAATCCTGACTCTGCATAGGAGTATGTGAGTGTTGTAAGGGTTCCAGTTTTAGGTGTAACCAGCAGCACAAGCAAATCAAGCTCCTTCATTGCGCTTATGAATATAAGAAGAAAACCACTGAGCAGTCCTTTTTTAGATAAAGGCAGCATTATTTTTCTAAATCTTTTAATCCATGAGCTCCCCTCTATAATAGCCGCTTCTTCTAATTCATAGCCTATTTGCAGCATATTACTTGTACCGGACCTTACTGAGAAAGGCAGATATTTAACCACACTAATTAAGACTAATATGCCAAAGGTTCCGTATAGAGTGGGCAAAAACAGCTTAGGCTTTGAAAACATTGACAGATATATTGCACCAAAAGCAATTGAAGGAATTATATATGGGGTAAAGGATAATTGATCTATTATTCTGCCAGACAACTTTTTTCTTCCCCTTGAAACTATATATCCTAAAATAAGCCCTATTAGTGTTGCTGTAACAGATACAACCAGTACGAGC
The genomic region above belongs to Clostridium swellfunianum and contains:
- a CDS encoding DUF6020 family protein, whose translation is MIKNLLKQRLNKSNHSLTFLLLLLFSLVLPGSLLIIPESKSKQGSFLTNSLFVYAIEVIVILLFLFLLFKFLESIYISTNKPSINKLYIFYYALPSIAVGFYYLIALYPGIMTNDSFNQWMQVHTHSLYDWHPVPHTIFIYFVTKLWDSPAAIAIAHMTLQSLVLGYILYIFNKLGVNKKLLYLIAILGSLYPSNAVMSIAIWKDIPYNASLSLLTIFILNILITKGKWLDNHLNNVAFICCSVIVVLFRHNGLLSFIGTMFLGLLLLRYKRKTIGLILVSVLSVYILVKGPIYSYLNVKPGTSNEAFGIPTQQIAAVVKNNGYLTPQQKEKINYIMPLDVMAETYHPYSVDLIKFHDEFDRNAIVNDKVGFLKLWFDICIQNPAIVTKAFLDQTSLVWQIKEPLGRGYTFTANREVVRNDYNIKNKIISEPITSSVYKILDFTEKKENIWLFWRPALLLFIILFAGLLCIRKNDITFLLLVSPVLLNNLSILAAIPAQDYRYLHANNLISIIIVLASFIKLNSNISKEF
- a CDS encoding glycosyltransferase family 2 protein; its protein translation is MKIAVLIPCYNEELTIGKVIDDFRRELPEADIYVYDNNSKDKTSEIARERGAIVKKEYRQGKGHVVRSMFRDIDADCYIMIDGDDTYPSEFVHRLIEPIAKGEANMVIGDRLSNGTYRSENKRAFHNLGNDMVRNLINKLFKSNLRDIMTGYRAFDREFVKGMPVLSPGFEIETEMSIHALDKKFLIKEIPIDYRDRPEGSVSKLNTVSDGIKVMKTIFMLYKDYKPLMFFGVLTAIFLGLGLIVGLPVIIEFIKTRFITKVPSAILAVGLIVLSTMSFTCGVILDTIVKQHRQMYELMLNNIRSNLNKR
- a CDS encoding EamA family transporter, producing MYRYILLCLIFTLAGAFGGLFFKKAATSSTNIIKTVLSPYLYIGGILYVIGAVLNIVVLKELKYTIVLPLTSITYVWTIIISYFILKEKITIKKLFGIAMILIGAIILGLYS
- a CDS encoding DUF5412 family protein; this encodes MIFNTKNKKPKNIYWNYHENTANIKWVDDNTVIINSHKLDVLKDTFDFRRSK
- a CDS encoding peroxiredoxin, with product MTLAELKEGVKAPDFKLIGSDDKEHSLIDYLGKQVVLFFYPKDNTPGUTNEAVSFRDSLSQIEDLNAVVIGISRDSITSHKKFIDKHQLPFILLSDSEELVCNLYGVLKEKNMYGKKSIGIERSTFVIDENGLVKKTFRKVKVDGHIGEVINALK
- a CDS encoding peptidylprolyl isomerase, with protein sequence MDNKVLATVEGREITQRDLENAISRFPRERQGYFMGEEGKKQLLNQIISFELIYSYAKDNGIEKDPAYISQVEAAKKEILTQTAINNILADVKVTDDEVKDYYEANQQYFNSEESVTARHILVDSLDEAQEIKKKIDDGMNFEMAALQYSSCPSKEQGGSLGSFTRGRMVPEFEQAAFELEVGELSEPVQTQFGYHLIKVEEKNEGTVKPLEEVYPTIQREILNERESFKYMQFTEGLKSKYDVVLK
- a CDS encoding ABC transporter permease, encoding MGELTREKFIVTGCEENQNFDSLERYSITYWQKARKRFLENKGAIICLLFILLIILMTIIGPHLTKYKFNQEVYKSVLRNAAPSREHWFGTDGKGRDIFARMWMGARGSLFIGFTVAFINIGIGVIYGSICGYFGGLVDEVIMRIVEIVMSIPNMMMIILMSIILGSGLLNIIAAMSITGWCGVTRIIRGQIMQIKRQEYILAAEALGASSSRIISKHLVSNIIGITIVTITLEIPSVISTEMMLTFAMLIDAGSAMTWGTVGKDLGAALIVYPYQVYIPYTIISLTLICFNIVGDALADALDPKLN
- a CDS encoding sugar phosphate isomerase/epimerase family protein, whose translation is MRHQFSLSTSWNISRYENIEDFLRELEDMDFDKIEVNYEVSQRFVDDIAPYVERGRVKVTSVHNICPTPKGYKNLDSTLALSHTNEETRKLAVSLSKNTLDIAHRFNAKAVVLHTGEVGGIFQLNDALRDMLSKGEARTVRFSEIRNKIIQERKERSLPYIMAAEKSICELSDYICEKGYDVKLGLENRDRYHQIPVREEYDLWFDKLKQYPIGLWYDIGHGEVHNNILSESCIPLLEKYKERLLGFHIHDTDGINDHYAPGMKKTRFELLKDYLNLEVIKVLELKPFVSKQDVCNGVEFLKKKLSNP
- a CDS encoding EamA family transporter, whose translation is MKVDIISSIKKNLKGILIIIAAALLTSIGQMLWKISNGSNLKWLILGFLCYGIGAVLMIIAFRFGSLSVLHPMLSFGYIFAIFLGNFVLKEHITSIQYLAIIIIMCGVVLIGGGDV